The genomic DNA TGGCGATGTTTTTTGATTAAGAATGTTTTCGCATTAAAGCTCTAGTTGGCTGAACAACAACAGTTTTGAAATGGGAAAATAAATAACATCCTGTCACAACGATAATGGTCCCTAAAATTTGTATCCAAGTTAATTCTTCTCCGAGGAACAGGAATGCTAAAATAGCTGTGAAAATCGGATTGAAGTTTAGAAAAATCCCTGATGTAGTTGCTCCTAATTTTTGTACGCCAATATTCCAAAATACCATACAAAGTACTGTTGAAATAAGTCCAGTATATAAAAGTGATGTGATGAAAGAAGTATTTATATTTGAAACAGTGAAACTCCCTATATTAAATGGCAGTAATAAAATAACGCCGAAAATACCAGAATATAATGTCGCCATAAGTGGTGTAGTTGTTTTTGTTGCCCACTTACTGCAAACAGAATACATTCCCCAAATACAAACTGCCCCAATCATCCATAAATCTCCGCTATTAAAATGTAGTGAAAATAATAGTGAGAAATCACCTTTTAATAGAACAAGAATAACCCCAAAGAATGAAAGAATCATGGATAGAATTTGAAGTGTATTTACTTTTTCTTTTAGAAATAATACTGAAAATAGTGCAATTGAAATTGCGTTCAATGTAGAAATAAGTCCTACATTTGTTGCAGATGTTTTTTCTAGTGCTAAAAATTGAAAAATGTTAAAAAGAGCGACCCCTGAAATCCCCATTAGTATTAAAGGAAGTATGGCAGCACGTGGTGGAATGATTTTCTTCTCTTTAAACCAAACCATCGGTAATAAACAAACGATGGCAATCATCCATCTTAAGTTTGTAAGTGTCATCGGCGACGCATGATCAACGAGCGATTTTCCAACGACGAAATTTCCGCCCCATAATAAGCTCGTTAATAATAGTAAAAAGACATAAAAATAAGGCATACTAAAATCCCCTTTGTTGTAATCAATGTGAATTGTAAATAATTTTAGCATTTTTCTTTATTGTGTAATATATTCTTTTGTATAATGGATAAAAGTCGATAAAATATTTTGTTATGAATACCATTTGAAGAAAAATATTCAGTTTTATATAAGTTATAAGGTGTTTTTTCGAAGAATCATCGGTAAGAAAAAAGGGGGAATTATAATGGAGTCGTCTGTTATTAAAGTGTTGGATGATTTAGATGTACAAATTTTAGATATATTGCAGAAGGAGTCACATGTAAGTAATGCAGAGCTTGCGCGACGCGTTAATTTATCACCGGCTGCGATGCATGCAAGAATAAAAAGATTAGATGGAGAAGGGTTCATTGATAAGCAAGTAGCCATTTTAAATCAAGAAAAGCTTGGTTTTGATTTGTTATGCTTCATTTTTATGAGTACAAATATTCATCAATCGGATAAACTTGAAGTGTTGGAAAAAGAATTAGAAGCGATGCCGGAAGTGTTAGAATGTCACTGTTTAACAGGGGAGTATGATTATTTATTAAAGGTTGCAAATCGTGATCGTAAAGAATTAGAGCAGTTTATTAGAAAGCTGAATAAGCTTGGTATTACAAAGATACAAACGAGTTTGGCACTTCGTGAAATTAAATATTCGACGGTATTGCCGATTCGAAATGAGGAACCAAGCATCGATTAGATTGCTTGGTTTTTTGTTTGTATAAGGTTAAGAAAAGTGATTGACGGGGAGAAAGGAGAGATGTATTATTATATGAAATTATGTATTAAAATTCATTTTAGGTTATAAATATTAATATCGGGGGTAAGGGGATAGAATATGAAAATCTGTAATGCGGTTACGAGTGATGTGAAAGGAATTTATAGTCTTATTGAAGTTTATGCAAAAGAAGGAGTGGTTTTACCACGTTCTCTTTTATCTCTCTATCAATATTTACAGTGTTTATATGTTATGAAAGAAGGAGAGAACATCGTTGGAGTTGCTGGTTTACATGTGTTAGGGGAGGACCTTGCAGAAGTCCGATCATTAGTCGTTTCGCATACATATGCAGGGCAAGGAATCGGACGTATGTTAGTGAATCATGTCATGAATGAAGCAGCGAAAATAAAAGTGAGTAGAGTTATTTCTTTAACCTATGAAACGGAATTTTTTCAAAAGTGCGGATTTGATTTTGTGAATAGAGATGCATTACCAGAGAAAGTATGGATTGATTGTAGACATTGTCCAAAAGTTGATTATTGTGATGAGGTGGCGATGATTCGGTATGTTGGGTGAAGCAAAAGAAAAAAGAGCAGCTAGCAAAAGCTAACTGCTCTATTTAAGGGATCTCTCCAAGGGGGAGTGGAGAAAATATTATGTTACTAGCAGTATTGACAGATTATTAGGAAATATACAAATCGGATGAAATAAATTTTTAAATAACTTTTCGATATTGACAGTTTTTAAAATATTCATGTACAATACATATGAATGACATTCAGTCATTTTTGTGGCAGGATGTAGTTAGTTTGAAAACGGAACAAATATAAATGGTAAATGAGGATGATAGTTGTTTATATATAGTAGGGATGAAAGAGTATATTTTTTTAA from Bacillus basilensis includes the following:
- a CDS encoding DMT family transporter; the encoded protein is MPYFYVFLLLLTSLLWGGNFVVGKSLVDHASPMTLTNLRWMIAIVCLLPMVWFKEKKIIPPRAAILPLILMGISGVALFNIFQFLALEKTSATNVGLISTLNAISIALFSVLFLKEKVNTLQILSMILSFFGVILVLLKGDFSLLFSLHFNSGDLWMIGAVCIWGMYSVCSKWATKTTTPLMATLYSGIFGVILLLPFNIGSFTVSNINTSFITSLLYTGLISTVLCMVFWNIGVQKLGATTSGIFLNFNPIFTAILAFLFLGEELTWIQILGTIIVVTGCYLFSHFKTVVVQPTRALMRKHS
- a CDS encoding Lrp/AsnC family transcriptional regulator — encoded protein: MESSVIKVLDDLDVQILDILQKESHVSNAELARRVNLSPAAMHARIKRLDGEGFIDKQVAILNQEKLGFDLLCFIFMSTNIHQSDKLEVLEKELEAMPEVLECHCLTGEYDYLLKVANRDRKELEQFIRKLNKLGITKIQTSLALREIKYSTVLPIRNEEPSID
- a CDS encoding N-acetyltransferase — its product is MKICNAVTSDVKGIYSLIEVYAKEGVVLPRSLLSLYQYLQCLYVMKEGENIVGVAGLHVLGEDLAEVRSLVVSHTYAGQGIGRMLVNHVMNEAAKIKVSRVISLTYETEFFQKCGFDFVNRDALPEKVWIDCRHCPKVDYCDEVAMIRYVG